Proteins from one Kazachstania africana CBS 2517 chromosome 1, complete genome genomic window:
- the KAFR0A01280 gene encoding histone H4 (similar to Saccharomyces cerevisiae HHF1 (YBR009C); ancestral locus Anc_3.194), with amino-acid sequence MSGRGKGGKGLGKGGAKRHRKILRDNIQGITKPAIRRLARRGGVKRISGLIYEEVRAVLKQFLESVIRDAVTYTEHAKRKTVTSLDVVYALKRQGRTLYGFGG; translated from the coding sequence atgtcCGGTAGAGGTAAAGGTGGTAAAGGTTTAGGTAAAGGTGGTGCCAAGCGTCACAGAAAGATCTTGAGAGATAACATCCAGGGTATTACCAAACCAGCTATTAGAAGATTAGCAAGAAGAGGTGGTGTCAAGCGTATCTCTGGTTTAATCTACGAAGAAGTTAGAGCTGTCTTAAAACAATTCTTAGAATCTGTCATCAGAGACGCTGTCACTTATACTGAACACGCAAAGAGAAAGACTGTCACTTCATTAGATGTTGTCTATGCTTTGAAGAGACAAGGTAGAACCTTATATGGTTTCGGTGGTTAG
- the KAFR0A01270 gene encoding histone H3 (similar to Saccharomyces cerevisiae HHT1 (YBR010W); ancestral locus Anc_3.193) → MARTKQTARKSTGGKAPRKQLASKAARKSAPSTGGVKKPHRYKPGTVALREIRRFQKSTELLIRKLPFQRLVREIAQDFKTDLRFQSSAIGALQESVEAYLVSLFEDTNLAAIHAKRVTIQKKDIKLARRLRGERS, encoded by the coding sequence ATGGCCAGAACCAAACAAACAGCAAGAAAATCTACCGGTGGTAAAGCACCAAGAAAACAATTAGCCTCAAAGGCTGCCAGAAAATCCGCTCCATCCACCGGTGGTGTCAAAAAGCCTCACAGATATAAGCCAGGTACCGTCGCTTTAAgagaaattagaagattCCAAAAATCTACTGAATTATTGATTAGAAAGTTACCTTTCCAAAGATTAGTCAGGGAAATTGCTcaagatttcaaaactgATTTAAGATTCCAATCTTCTGCTATCGGTGCCCTACAAGAATCCGTCGAAGCTTATTTGGTCTCTTTATTCGAAGATACTAACTTAGCTGCTATTCATGCTAAGCGTGTCAccattcaaaagaaagatatcAAGTTAGCTAGAAGATTAAGAGGTGAAAGATCATAA
- the GZF3 gene encoding Gzf3p (similar to Saccharomyces cerevisiae GZF3 (YJL110C) and DAL80 (YKR034W); ancestral locus Anc_1.250) — protein MTSFTAPVKNNIILMSNTSETTRGVSVPLKTDYNNVLSDNSLEDHNENINSRSVSSPSSSGTQKILFKNTSSNNTTTTIANSPVCKNCLTSTTPLWRRDENGAVLCNACGLFLKLHGRPRPISLKTDVIRSRNRKGNNTSSNHSDGNHGNDLSFEGTAKNLNHEKKRNVVSATDPILSSNELAKRQKMVDSHSTNEPKQLPWTAITPNISKGTTILPRNSDRSIKSQDVVRSPSLDQALESNPNSVHLDMDIASTHSLSNVKSSQGTQLPGVSSLFTHIPKNGGPTVSQNFPHSAQSTLIHHTSTITSPGITSPLLLPNGGSKSLGPIQDMPKPETLQPAVIPNQLASSNSGKVQESRTFSDGIAPHVRSPVGMVHDQIKLIPNSSKIEINNRNASETEFHLSKLNNGSLSVTLQNEEEVIKLKTRINELELVTDLYKRHIFELDEKCRNLEKQLKDAKQ, from the coding sequence ATGACGTCCTTCACCGCACCAGTTAAGAATAACATAATATTGATGAGTAATACCTCGGAGACTACTAGAGGAGTGTCCGTTCCCTTAAAGACGGACTACAATAACGTTCTGTCAGACAACTCTCTAGAGGATCATAATGAAAACATTAACAGTCGTTCTGTTTCTTCTCCTTCTAGTTCAGGTACACAAAAgattcttttcaagaatacTTCTTCGAATAATACGACAACTACCATAGCGAACTCTCCCGTCTGTAAAAATTGTCTGACCTCGACAACTCCTCTGTGGAGACGTGATGAGAACGGAGCTGTTCTATGTAATGCATGTGGActctttttaaaattgcATGGAAGACCTCGTCCTATCAGCTTGAAAACAGACGTTATCAGGTCTCGAAATAGAAAGGGTAATAATACCAGTAGCAATCATTCTGATGGCAATCATGGCAACGACTTAAGTTTCGAAGGAACCgctaaaaatttaaatcatgaaaagaagagaaacgTTGTGAGTGCTACAGATCCAATTCTTAGCTCCAATGAGCTCGCGAAAAGGCAGAAAATGGTTGATAGTCATTCGACTAACGAACCTAAGCAACTACCTTGGACAGCGATAACGCCGAATATTTCTAAGGGCACAACCATTTTGCCAAGAAACAGTGACCGCTCAATTAAAAGCCAAGACGTAGTGAGGAGTCCCTCTTTAGATCAAGCTTTGGAGTCAAACCCAAATAGTGTTCACTTGGACATGGACATTGCATCAACACACAGCTTGAGCAACGTGAAGAGCAGTCAAGGTACGCAATTACCGGGAGTCTCATCTTTATTCACAcatattccaaaaaatgGTGGCCCAACTGTTTCACAAAACTTTCCTCACTCTGCGCAATCAACTTTAATTCATCATACATCGACTATAACAAGCCCAGGAATTACTTCTCCTTTGCTCCTGCCAAATGGCGGCTCTAAATCACTGGGTCCCATCCAGGACATGCCAAAGCCTGAGACTTTGCAACCTGCCGTAATACCGAACCAGCTAGCTTCAAGTAATAGTGGAAAAGTACAGGAATCAAGAACCTTTTCTGATGGAATTGCCCCTCACGTAAGGTCACCTGTAGGCATGGTACATGATCAGATAAAACTAATTCCAAactcttcaaaaattgaaattaataatagaAATGCTTCAGAGACTGAGTTCCACTTGTCAAAGTTAAATAATGGCTCTTTGAGTGTGACTTTACagaatgaagaagaggtgataaaattgaaaacacGAATCAACGAGCTGGAATTGGTTACAGACTTATATAAAAGGCATATCTTTGAATTAGATGAAAAATGCAGAAACCTGGAAAAACAATTAAAAGATGCAAAACAATAA
- the SOK1 gene encoding Sok1p (similar to Saccharomyces cerevisiae SOK1 (YDR006C); ancestral locus Anc_3.195), translating to MEHPRTHSVAATANTPSNTRSSSIASSKNNPSSSSSSKDSGAATGASTTATTENTQDMALHHSIPSDIEDMDVDQESTSVESCIDPKTKQPNMSNCPSSASTQNHDENVFDNASMSNTNATISSSQHRDDTTGHNIMLPQFVSMKDYTEGFSNRDQFNTGTVTPSMNDNNQNRNGSNIFKPFDTKTGQFLKSENTLASPSFDSGKDPRENSYNNNNNNDNVYNQPVPIKTSIQDNNNNITMNRAIEANQMLPSSELNENRHPHIIPSFKVLSSIKSRSYSVPTILHSSLKRLTTTNHYAKLNNNIMNASINNHPMSQPYSIMKKKSNKGSPYISSSNNTLSSNLVYSPNSSLKRAILLSQHVINTNNNNNNINKFLETITKIRSLNNGNAIVTIEDRINYIKATALPVPLPPINLQCLKEIDLQEIVKNPQLRHDIIFDPLLQFRPNLDGERGIKKRQLSDKYWNDVENEIFVYLQKPEVFQYNHSRLVPLFDTLRDVLLTIVPQKESHQIINILDTELKVQELVKGSLNIVNFSDWLATLFKHHCAPMRDSWVDRMNNKFKEADAEGSLPKLAEGLKLIFQILEAMKLDIANHQIRLLRPALLSNSVEFEKQYFNSLMNSKKIILNSSLLWFNNKFDEYITKEKEQITIPQIYRTSIKSIISLLSCRKMVREYPTSLSFDHARLVLLRADIRQIVCLMVCRLLFQQLVANDETLDLQTKNYVNTTYKNQRLKNEIISIITDEHGNCRWTKNTLSISVHLCKVINDLKNEYKNTTNEPLNLNNDKITFAKTWLSKQTQPLSEVYGVLENRVFKLLEEKIFNNSGCTIDGRVKQDFVYLYSTTTENKMKNSSKDIHTNSTSAATSTTSTTTKPPTTGGTFEVAESEEFENIYRHLYTIINLHWSVFGNHYIDSLGDKIFRKGL from the coding sequence ATGGAACATCCAAGAACTCATTCTGTAGCTGCTACTGCTAATACTCCCTCAAATACGAGATCGTCCTCTATAGCTTCTTCCAAGAATAATCCaagttcttcttcttcgtcgaAGGATTCTGGTGCCGCAACCGGTGCATCTACCACAGCAACGACCGAGAACACTCAAGATATGGCTCTACATCACTCTATTCCATCggatattgaagatatggATGTCGATCAAGAATCTACCTCCGTGGAATCATGTATAGATCCAAAGACAAAGCAACCAAATATGAGCAACTGTCCGTCTTCCGCCTCCACTCAGAAtcatgatgaaaatgtctTTGATAATGCAAGTATGAGCAATACTAACGCCACTATCTCTTCTTCACAACATCGTGATGATACTACGGGTCATAATATCATGTTACCACAGTTCGTCTCTATGAAAGACTACACTGAGGGATTTTCAAACAGAGATCAGTTTAATACAGGTACTGTTACCCCTTCAATGAATGACAATAATCAGAATAGAAATGGTAGCAATATTTTTAAACCTTTTGATACCAAAACTGgtcaatttttaaaatctgaaaatacTCTCGCATCTCCTTCTTTTGATAGTGGAAAGGACCCAAGAGAAAATAGttacaacaacaacaataataatgataacgTCTACAACCAGCCTGTGCCTATAAAGACCTCAATAcaagataataataataacatcaCAATGAACAGAGCTATAGAAGCTAATCAAATGTTGCCATCATCCGAACTAAATGAAAATAGACATCCGCATATCATACCATCATTCAAAGTACTATCAAGTATAAAATCAAGATCATATTCCGTACCCACTATTTTGCATTCATCTTTAAAGAGGTTGACCACTACAAACCATTACGCAAAacttaataataatataatgaacGCAAGTATCAATAACCATCCAATGAGTCAGCCATATAGCatcatgaaaaaaaaatcgaaTAAGGGCTCTCCATATATTTCGTCTTCAAATAACACTCTATCATCTAACTTGGTCTATTCACCAAACTCGTCTTTAAAGCGTGCAATTCTTTTAAGTCAACATGTCATCAACAccaacaataataacaataacatTAATAAATTCCTAGAAACCATTACAAAGATTAGATCACTAAATAATGGGAATGCAATAGTTACCATTGAAGATAGAATTAACTATATAAAGGCAACTGCTTTACCAGTACCGCTACCGCCTATCAATTTACAATGTTTAAAAGAAATCGATTTACAAGAGATCGTTAAAAACCCACAATTAAGACAcgatattatttttgatcCCTTATTACAATTTAGACCAAATTTGGATGGTGAACGtggaattaaaaaaagGCAACTCTCAGATAAATATTGGAATGATGTTGAAAACGAAATTTTCgtatatttacaaaaacctgaagtttttcaatataatcATTCTAGATTGGTACCACTGTTCGATACATTAAGAGACGTACTTCTAACAATTGTTCCACAAAAGGAATCACACCAGATTATTAATATATTGGATACGGAATTGAAAGTTCAAGAATTGGTTAAAGGTTCTTTAAATATCGTGAATTTCTCTGATTGGTTGGCTACTTTATTCAAACATCATTGTGCCCCAATGAGAGATTCATGGGTAGATAgaatgaataataaattcaaagaagctGATGCCGAGGGATCGTTGCCAAAATTAGCTGAAGGTCTCAAAttaattttccaaattttaGAAGCCATGAAGTTAGATATTGCCAACCATCAAATAAGACTACTAAGACCTGCATTATTAAGCAATTCTGTAGAATTCGAAAAGcaatatttcaattcattaatgaattccaagaaaattattttaaattCATCCTTGCTTTGgtttaataataaattcgATGAATACATAacgaaagagaaagaacAAATTACTATACCTCAAATTTACAGGACGTCTATCAAATCTATAATAAGTTTGTTATCGTGCCGTAAAATGGTTAGGGAATATCCAActtctttatcatttgaCCATGCAAGATTGGTTTTATTAAGAGCTGACATTCGTCAAATTGTTTGCCTAATGGTTTGCCGTCTTTTGTTCCAACAACTTGTTGCCAATGATGAGACATTAGATttacaaacaaaaaattatgttaATACAACTTACAAAAACCAAAGATTGAAGAATGAAATCATTAGTATCATTACGGATGAACATGGGAATTGCAGGTGGACCAAAAATACTTTGTCAATTTCGGTACATCTATGTAAGGTTatcaatgatttgaaaaatgaatacAAAAACACAACTAATGAACCgctaaatttgaataatgatAAGATCACTTTCGCAAAGACGTGGCTCTCTAAACAGACACAACCTTTGAGCGAAGTCTACGGTGTTTTAGAAAATAGAGTATTTAAGCTATtggaagagaaaatattcaataactCTGGTTGCACAATAGATGGAAGAGTCAAACAAGattttgtttatttatACAGTACAACgactgaaaataaaatgaagaaCAGCAGCAAGGATATCCATACCAATTCAACATCAGCCGCCACTTCTACTACTAGTACAACAACTAAACCTCCTACAACAGGTGGAACTTTCGAGGTTGCAGAGAGcgaagaatttgaaaatatttaccGTCATTTGTACACAATTATTAATTTACACTGGTCAGTTTTTGGTAATCATTATATAGATTCATTGGGCGATAAGATATTCAGAAAGGGTTTGTAA
- the UTP10 gene encoding snoRNA-binding rRNA-processing protein UTP10 (similar to Saccharomyces cerevisiae UTP10 (YJL109C); ancestral locus Anc_1.253) — MSSLSEQLAQISTSNATVAFDRKRRQKLHSASLIYNPKTASTQDYESIFENATKALNELSEIDPRFEIFKRSLFSESSISIDRNVQSKDEVNSLNNAINAYLYLASSKWHLSPTLHATEWLVRRFQIHVLNAETFLLSTLNYYQTPVFNRILNIIKLPPLFQPLSNFVRKENLPTNLTIIKLFNDIGFLKLYASYLSKNIKQKTTYTNQLLFVTCCFINLIAFNSNNEDKLNQMVPIFLEISAKLLSSNSVDCQIAAHTILVVLSTALPLQKVIINAAMETILSNLKDIKAKKSAFIAICKMFQTLKGQGNIDQLSDKLYKLFDSCFDSHYLTTFLSDNEEGTLICDKFITSYIRAIARYDHSKLSNIVNILEKVKLEKFEVRMLIIDLIHLSEILDDKSQLIQLFEYFIKINEKLVINCLKSLNLTPELFEIRLTTSLFTLNEINDENVKNLDSQKIAGQNTQVPPFKEFLEKNSSYINTKNTSMVAESDETFNKSLSLFIEAVGRSYQPGLFLSSFFTTLEGRMTFLLRTVISPAAPITLRIIALTNISKYLHNIDKESNLFTLVPILLVALNDVSKNVRLQVKKVLIQISKRPSTKHYFLVNKIYGSDVALQMLSPKDGENWLNKFIDEYIVENTEMSHIFIPKKNEKVFLLFWANQALNIPLPYAKAILLDNLSKHSSANAYSTLFQNFFENYLNNRSEWEIKCKNNKTDFSNFETKLIDLISEKEKNQFLIDFSIQCLKSDHEQLSELVAARILKIFSTLKSAFQLQIVENIINSAAESDPVYDAIGLLQALPVSADIFNSILSANKINTDASATDLTKRRRRRSSSNKSAFQNEEVSQLAEVHLRKLTIILEALDKAKVEGTSSLLSTLFSLLSDLESLDQDGGLPVLYVQETLTSCMLNVLHSLKENGTTELDNVRADILVSAIRNSPSPQLQNKFLLVVGALASLSSETVLHSVMPIFTFMGAHSIRQDDSFTTQVVEKTILTVVPALLENANQTKQDELEFLLMSFTTAFQHVPKHRRVRLYSTLVKTLGASTAIGPFFFLVAQQFSAHMATFKLGEARNFIEFAKLFLVNFTVSEQLTGLRSFLQILSDLLKSIKDKETKDHLSSKALFTNGVLNSSVSELFVLVQNSFDFINKVIQEDDADYYNVNGSFKLRVYAALLDSNNDKKYLATVKEEFGSVLEYVLLFINNSGDNFSLPDESSAEALSPDFQSEIKNLLFNLLTNTLNMLPIEDFVSSVTPLITKSANKDIRYHLALVVGTKFELESLESAPVAGSVIELLLERVPIEKSSISVASVFMNTLATLIGKFGKKLEVSLLTKSIILATNELLSDETEMVISSLTVITNCIQNLGVKAISFYPKIVPPSIKIFEKLRENKENELKEQLQLSIILLFAAMIKSIPTFLMSNLANVIYIILFSDEVETSTRLSVIDLLVTNIDLKELLKVLQKLWVSTVCKTEDSIAISLFLSILESTVEAIDKKSATSQSPTFFKLLLSLFEYRSISEFDNNTISRIEASVHKIANAYVLKMNDKVFRPLFVLTVRWAFDGEGAVNVGISEVERLTAFFKFFNKLQENLRGIITSYYTYLLEPTTKLLKRYLDKEINDINLQRLVLNSLTSSFKFDKDEYWKSTSRFEIICEVLVGQLKVVENTIGKYLVKAIGFLAANNSSVDEHNQTLNKILASHMKATCPSFEKLWAIRSMKLIYSKVGESWLVLLPQLVPVIAELLEDDDEEVEHEVRTGLVKVVENVLGEPFDRYLD, encoded by the coding sequence ATGTCATCCTTAAGTGAGCAGTTAGCTCAAATATCCACTAGTAATGCTACAGTGGCTTTCGACAGAAAGAGAAGACAAAAATTACATTCTGCCTCTTTGATCTACAATCCAAAAACTGCTTCTACTCAAGACTACGAGTCTATTTTCGAAAATGCCACTAAAGCTCTAAATGAACTGTCGGAAATAGACCCAAGATTCGAAATCTTTAAAAGATCTCTCTTTTCTGAATCCTCAATCTCTATCGATAGAAATGTTCAATCGAAAGATGAAGTTAACAGCTTGAATAATGCAATCAACGCATATCTCTATTTGGCTTCCTCCAAATGGCATCTATCTCCAACTTTACACGCTACTGAATGGTTGGTTCGtcgttttcaaattcatgTCTTAAATGCAGAAACTTTCCTATTATCTACTTTAAACTACTATCAAACTCCAGTATTTAATAGGATTTtaaatatcatcaaattaCCACCTCTTTTCCAGCCTCtgtcaaattttgtaagaaaagaaaatttaccaaCAAATTTAACCATTattaaattattcaatgacATTGGTTTCTTAAAATTATATGCAAGTTACCTatccaaaaatataaagCAAAAAACCACTTACACAAATCAACTACTCTTTGTTACATGTTGTTTCATAAATCTAATtgcattcaattcaaataatgaagataaattaaatcaaatggTACCAATCTTCTTAGAAATTTCAGCTAAATTGTTGAGTTCAAATTCTGTGGATTGTCAAATCGCCGCTCATACTATTTTAGTTGTCCTATCCACCGCATTACCACTACAAAAAGTTATTATCAATGCCGCTATGGAAActatattatcaaatttgaaagatattaaAGCTAAAAAGTCGGCTTTTATTGcaatttgtaaaatgttTCAAACTTTGAAGGGTCAAGGCAATATCGATCAATTATCTGATAAACTTTATAAATTATTCGATTCATGTTTCGACTCACATTATTTAACAACTTTCTTAAGTGATAATGAGGAGGGGACTTTAATATGcgataaatttattacTAGTTACATTAGAGCCATTGCCAGATACGATCATTCAAAGCTATCAAACATCGTTAACATTTTAGAAAAAGttaaattggaaaaattcgaAGTCAGAATGCTTatcattgatttaattcatctttcAGAAATCTTAGATGATAAATCTCAATTAATCCAATTATTCGAATATTTCATTAAGATTAACGAGAAACTAGTTATTAATTGcttgaaatctttgaatttaacACCAGAACTTTTCGAAATTAGATTAACTACATCCCTTTTCacattaaatgaaattaatgacGAAAATGTTAAAAACTTGGATTCTCAAAAGATTGCTGGACAGAACACTCAAGTTCCACCATTCAAAGAATTCTTAGagaaaaattcatcttATATCAATACAAAGAATACTTCAATGGTAGCTGAATCGGACgaaactttcaataaatcattaTCCTTATTTATTGAGGCCGTTGGTAGAAGTTACCAGCCTggtttatttttatcatcattctTCACTACTTTAGAAGGTAGAATGACTTTCCTTTTAAGAACTGTTATCTCTCCAGCAGCTCCTATCACTCTAAGAATAATTGCTTTAACTAATATCTCCAAATATTTGCATAATATTGACAAAGAATCAAACCTTTTCACTTTGGTTCCAATACTACTCGTAGCATTAAATGACGTCTCTAAAAATGTCAGATTACAGGTGAAGAAAGTTTTGatccaaatttcaaaaagacCATCCACCAAACATTACTTCTTAGTGAACAAAATTTATGGTTCTGATGTCGCTTTACAAATGTTAAGTCCAAAAGATGGTGAAAACTGGCTGAATAAGtttattgatgaatatataGTGGAAAACACAGAAATGTCTCATATTTTCATTCcaaaaaagaatgaaaaagtCTTCTTACTATTTTGGGCTAATCAAGCTTTAAACATTCCACTCCCATACGCTAAAGCTATCTTATTAGATAACTTAAGCAAACATTCTTCAGCAAACGCTTACTCAACccttttccaaaatttctttgaaaactatttgaataatagATCAGAATGGGAAATAAAATGTAAAAACAATAAGACAGATTTCAGTAATTTCGAAActaaattgattgatttaatttcagaaaaggaaaaaaatcaatttttgattgatttCTCCATTCAATGCTTAAAATCCGACCATGAACAATTATCTGAGTTGGTAGCAGCAAGAATACTGAAAATCTTCAGTACTCTCAAAAGTGCTTTCCAATTGCAGATTGTAGAAAACATTATTAATTCAGCAGCCGAATCTGACCCAGTTTATGATGCCATTGGTCTTTTACAAGCATTACCTGTCTCTGCTGACATCTTCAACAGCATCTTATCTGccaataaaataaatactGATGCAAGTGCTACTGATTTAACCaaaaggagaagaagacgttcttcttcaaataagTCTGCCTTCCAAAATGAAGAAGTCTCTCAATTGGCTGAGGTTCATCTAAGAAAGTTGACTATTATTCTGGAAGCTTTAGATAAGGCAAAGGTCGAAGGtacttcttcattattatccaCTCTGTTTTCGCTACTTTCTGATTTGGAGTCTTTAGATCAAGATGGTGGCTTGCCAGTCCTATATGTTCAAGAAACGTTGACTTCATGTATGTTAAATGTTCTACATTCATTAAAAGAGAATGGCACTACGGAATTAGATAATGTCAGGGCAGATATTTTGGTGTCAGCTATTAGAAACTCGCCATCTCCTCAACTTCAAAACAAGTTCCTTTTAGTTGTTGGTGCCTTAGCTTCTTTAAGTTCCGAAACCGTTTTACATTCCGTCATGCCAATATTTACTTTCATGGGGGCTCATAGTATTCGTCAGGACGATAGTTTCACTACTCAAGTTGTTGAAAAGACAATTTTAACTGTCGTTCCAGCCTTGTTAGAAAATGCAAATCAAACAAAACAAGATGaacttgaatttttgttgATGAGCTTTACAACTGCTTTTCAACATGTTCCAAAACATAGACGTGTTAGACTTTACTCTACCTTGGTTAAGACTTTAGGTGCTTCGACTGCAATTGGTccattcttcttcttagtGGCTCAACAATTTTCAGCCCACATGGCCACTTTCAAACTTGGGGAAGCCAGAaacttcattgaatttgcCAAGCTGTTCCTAGTAAACTTCACCGTTTCGGAACAATTAACAGGTTTACGTTCCTTCTTACAAATCTTGTCTGATTTACTAAAGTCTATCAAAGATAAGGAAACTAAGGACCACTTATCCTCCAAAGCTCTATTCACTAATGGTGTATTAAACTCAAGTGTAAGCGAACTATTTGTTTTGGTTCAAAACTCCTTTGACTTCATTAACAAGGttattcaagaagatgACGCTGACTATTACAATGTTAATGGAAGCTTCAAACTAAGAGTTTATGCCGCTTTGTTAGATTCTAACAACGACAAGAAATATCTAGCTACAGTAAAGGAAGAATTTGGAAGCGTTTTAGAATACgttttattattcattaataATTCAGGTGATAACTTTTCTTTACCAGACGAAAGTTCCGCTGAAGCACTTTCTCCTGATTTCCAAAGTGAAATAAAAAACCTTCTTTTCAACTTATTAACAAATACTTTGAATATGCTGCCAATAGAAGATTTTGTATCTTCAGTCACACCATTGATTACCAAGAGTGCCAACAAAGACATCAGATATCATTTGGCATTGGTTGTTGGTACGAAGTTTGAGTTAGAATCTTTAGAAAGTGCACCAGTCGCTGGAAGTGTAATTGAGCTTCTTTTGGAAAGAGttccaattgaaaaatcttctaTTTCAGTAGCGAGTGTATTCATGAATACACTCGCCACGTTGATTGGTAAATTTGGTAAGAAATTGGAAGTTTCACTTCTTACAAAATCTATAATTCTTGCCACCAATGAACTTCTTTCAGATGAGACAGAAATGGTTATCTCTTCTTTAACAGTTATCACAAATTGTATTCAAAATCTCGGTGTCAAGGCCATCTCTTTCTATCCTAAGATTGTACCACCTTCTATtaagatttttgaaaaattgagagaGAACAAAGAAAACGAATTGAAGGAACAATTACAACTCTccattatattattatttgcaGCAATGATCAAATCTATCCCTACTTTCTTAATGTCTAATCTAGCTAATGTGATTTATATTATCCTCTTCAGTGATGAAGTTGAGACTTCTACTAGACTATCTGTCATTGATTTACTTGTTACAAACATTGACTTAAAGGAGCTTTTGAAAGTGTTACAAAAGTTATGGGTATCTACTGTTTGCAAAACCGAGGATTCCATTGctatttcattatttttgagtATTTTAGAATCTACAGTGGAGgcaattgataaaaaatctgCAACCTCTCAATCTCCAACTTTCTTCAAGCTTTTACTTTCTCTATTTGAATATAGATCAATCagtgaatttgataataacaCTATTAGCAGAATTGAAGCATCTGTGCATAAGATTGCTAACGCTTAtgttttgaagatgaatgACAAGGTATTCAGACCTTTATTTGTATTAACCGTTAGATGGGCCTTTGATGGAGAAGGTGCTGTGAATGTGGGAATTTCAGAAGTCGAAAGATTGACtgctttcttcaaatttttcaacaaacttcaagaaaatttaagaGGTATTATTACATCCTATTATACTTACTTATTAGAGCCAACTACtaaattgttgaaaagaTACCTAGATAAGGAGATAAATGACATTAACTTACAACGTCTTGTCTTAAACTCGTTGACttcttcattcaaatttgacaaGGACGAATACTGGAAATCTACATCAAGATTCGAGATTATTTGTGAAGTCCTTGTTGGTCAATTGAAAGTTGTCGAAAACACTATTGGTAAATATTTAGTCAAGGCAATTGGCTTTTTAGCCGCTAATAATAGCAGTGTCGATGAACACAACCAAACATTGAATAAGATATTAGCAAGTCATATGAAGGCTACCTGTccatcatttgaaaaactttgGGCTATTAGATCTATGAAATTGATCTACTCCAAGGTCGGTGAAAGCTGGTTGGTGTTATTACCGCAATTAGTACCAGTCATTGCAGAATTgttagaagatgatgacgaagaGGTCGAACATGAAGTAAGAACGGGTTTAGTTAAGGTGGTCGAAAACGTCCTTGGCGAACCATTTGACAGATATCTAGACTGA